Proteins encoded in a region of the Candidatus Moanabacter tarae genome:
- the uxuA_7 gene encoding Mannonate dehydratase, with the protein MMRISVSNDPELSENYLRKMVQLGVDCIDFGDGAWFPGVADQGYPDFDELIKIRRKLRSWGMDWNRATLPDITEDFFLDREGAERELENSINALKVFAEAGVPIARQRCQGDTFNHLLRFNRPVHRGGYTAHGATMLQGHAHKVSESELQARRVHVWNPIDTTAPDPEQLDSWWKHFCLVYQELVPIAEEHNIRLAMHPSDVPLPETPFGSLGFHRIIDAFPSKQVGYLYCCGTRAEAGGLPLILDELNNYGRKGRLFMIHFRNIRGSLATAKAYEETALDDGDMNMFKIILELDKVGFDGCINPDHIPILEGDWEENMNPASRQVAHHGLSYSVGYIKALLAALAVYKGTG; encoded by the coding sequence ATGATGCGTATATCTGTATCTAACGATCCCGAGCTCTCTGAAAATTACCTTCGCAAAATGGTACAACTAGGAGTCGATTGTATCGACTTCGGAGACGGTGCCTGGTTTCCCGGTGTCGCCGACCAAGGTTATCCAGATTTCGATGAATTAATAAAGATCCGCCGCAAGCTGCGATCCTGGGGGATGGATTGGAACCGCGCAACTTTGCCCGACATAACAGAAGATTTTTTTCTCGATCGCGAGGGCGCCGAGCGAGAACTTGAGAACAGTATTAATGCTCTAAAAGTTTTCGCTGAAGCTGGAGTACCTATCGCTCGACAACGTTGCCAAGGGGACACATTCAACCATTTATTGCGGTTTAATCGACCGGTTCATCGCGGCGGTTATACAGCGCATGGAGCTACAATGCTGCAAGGCCACGCTCACAAAGTTTCAGAAAGCGAGTTACAGGCCCGAAGGGTCCACGTCTGGAATCCTATCGACACAACTGCCCCCGATCCCGAGCAACTGGATAGTTGGTGGAAACATTTTTGCCTTGTCTACCAAGAACTCGTGCCGATTGCGGAAGAACACAATATAAGATTGGCCATGCACCCCAGTGACGTCCCTCTTCCTGAGACACCCTTCGGCTCCCTCGGGTTTCACCGCATCATCGATGCTTTTCCAAGCAAGCAAGTTGGTTATCTCTACTGTTGTGGTACACGAGCCGAAGCCGGAGGCCTACCTCTGATTCTCGATGAATTAAATAATTATGGACGCAAGGGACGACTTTTCATGATCCACTTCCGTAACATTCGGGGATCATTGGCCACTGCCAAAGCCTACGAAGAAACAGCCCTAGATGACGGCGATATGAACATGTTCAAGATCATACTAGAACTAGACAAAGTGGGCTTTGATGGTTGTATCAATCCGGACCATATTCCCATTCTCGAGGGCGATTGGGAAGAGAATATGAATCCTGCCAGCAGGCAGGTGGCGCATCATGGTCTATCCTATTCTGTCGGCTATATCAAAGCGCTTTTGGCTGCGCTAGCCGTTTATAAGGGCACCGGATAA
- the pld1_1 gene encoding Pyridoxal 4-dehydrogenase, with product MKVGKRQELGVHGLEITCMGFGGAPFGNLFATVSESDVTDCLVTAHSLGIRYFDTAPLYGYGLSEQRYGANFSRFRRDEFAISTKVGYSLIPLQENDPQNPKIPNSDQFFIDHPPFKAVFDYSAEAVKKSLVESMERLKTDRLDIVYIHDPDEGVSLKPGVDPYASSHFKEAMNGAYRVLDELRSQGVVKAIGVGMNQWQMLADFARAGDFDCFLLAGRYTLLEQDSLRGLLSDCERKGVQIVIGGPYNSGILVTGAVEGAYYNYSVAPPPILQKVSEIQKVCERHGVRLAAAALQFPLAHPAVVSVIPGGRTAFEVKANVELFEEDIPSDFWAELKNERLIDEEAPVPDLETL from the coding sequence ATGAAAGTTGGGAAACGACAGGAATTGGGTGTTCATGGTCTAGAAATAACTTGTATGGGATTTGGGGGAGCACCGTTTGGCAATCTGTTTGCAACCGTATCGGAATCAGATGTTACGGATTGTTTGGTTACCGCTCATTCCCTTGGGATTCGCTATTTTGATACCGCACCTCTTTATGGTTATGGCCTTAGTGAACAACGATATGGAGCTAATTTTTCACGGTTTAGGCGAGACGAATTTGCTATCTCTACGAAGGTAGGTTATTCGCTTATTCCGCTCCAAGAAAACGATCCCCAAAATCCGAAGATTCCAAACTCAGATCAGTTTTTCATTGACCATCCTCCGTTCAAAGCCGTGTTCGACTATTCTGCGGAGGCCGTAAAAAAATCTCTTGTTGAAAGTATGGAGCGGTTGAAGACTGATCGATTGGATATCGTTTATATTCACGATCCTGACGAAGGGGTCAGCCTGAAACCTGGTGTCGATCCATATGCATCAAGCCATTTTAAGGAGGCGATGAATGGTGCATACAGGGTACTCGATGAGTTACGTTCCCAGGGAGTAGTAAAAGCAATCGGGGTGGGGATGAACCAGTGGCAAATGTTGGCTGATTTTGCGCGAGCAGGAGACTTTGATTGTTTTCTTCTTGCAGGGCGCTATACATTGCTGGAGCAGGATTCATTGCGTGGTTTGTTGTCAGATTGCGAGAGGAAGGGAGTTCAAATCGTGATTGGGGGACCATACAACTCGGGGATTTTGGTAACAGGTGCAGTCGAGGGAGCTTATTACAATTATTCGGTAGCTCCCCCTCCCATTCTTCAAAAAGTATCGGAAATCCAGAAAGTTTGCGAGAGGCATGGAGTAAGGTTGGCCGCTGCAGCTCTGCAGTTTCCTTTGGCTCATCCTGCCGTTGTTAGTGTTATACCCGGAGGACGTACTGCCTTTGAAGTTAAAGCCAATGTGGAACTATTTGAGGAGGATATTCCATCGGATTTTTGGGCTGAATTGAAAAATGAGAGATTGATTGATGAAGAGGCGCCCGTTCCAGATTTGGAAACACTGTGA